In a genomic window of Flavobacterium lipolyticum:
- the gldD gene encoding gliding motility lipoprotein GldD, which yields MLKKTISLATILLALTVLSCKEDVVPKPAGFLRLDYPEAKYVGFENNCPFTFEMNEAAVIKGEKNCGFAITYPKMKATIYLTYKPVHGDIVKLLKDAQKLTYEHVIKADDILEQPYLNPQKKVYGMFYRVDGNAATNSQFYVTDSTKHFITGSVYFYAKPNFDSVMPAASYIRNDMQRLMETLKWK from the coding sequence ATGCTAAAAAAGACCATTTCACTAGCAACAATTTTACTGGCATTGACTGTTTTAAGTTGTAAGGAGGATGTAGTGCCAAAACCTGCCGGTTTCCTTCGTTTGGACTATCCTGAAGCCAAATATGTAGGTTTTGAAAACAATTGCCCTTTTACTTTTGAAATGAATGAAGCGGCCGTAATCAAAGGAGAGAAAAATTGCGGATTTGCGATTACCTATCCAAAGATGAAAGCTACAATTTACCTCACTTATAAGCCGGTACATGGAGATATTGTGAAATTGCTCAAAGATGCTCAGAAGTTAACCTACGAGCATGTTATTAAAGCAGATGATATTTTAGAACAGCCTTATTTAAACCCTCAAAAAAAGGTTTACGGAATGTTTTACCGCGTAGACGGAAATGCCGCTACAAACTCACAATTTTACGTTACAGACAGTACAAAACACTTTATCACAGGATCGGTTTATTTTTATGCGAAGCCTAATTTCGATTCGGTTATGCCGGCTGCGAGTTATATTCGAAATGATATGCAAAGACTAATGGAAACATTAAAGTGGAAATAA
- a CDS encoding VOC family protein, whose amino-acid sequence MELKFSHIDILVNDLQSACDYYAKILGAEISKKFTWERDELHVVYAVVKIGQERFMLVQPFSGNLRNLLETKGEGTIYRHCYSTPDIEAAFDELVQSGVQPEDENGNPLSRESLNTPSGVRIIWLPKRFGEFSIEILEESGLQQFMNEAFSAS is encoded by the coding sequence ATGGAACTTAAATTTAGCCACATAGACATTTTAGTTAACGACCTGCAATCGGCATGCGACTATTATGCGAAAATCCTCGGAGCAGAGATCTCAAAAAAATTCACCTGGGAGAGAGATGAATTACACGTTGTATATGCCGTTGTAAAAATTGGTCAGGAAAGATTTATGCTGGTTCAGCCTTTTTCCGGAAATCTAAGGAATTTATTGGAGACAAAAGGCGAAGGAACAATTTATCGCCACTGCTATTCCACTCCCGACATCGAAGCTGCTTTTGACGAATTGGTACAATCAGGTGTACAGCCAGAGGACGAGAACGGAAATCCGCTGTCACGAGAAAGTCTTAACACTCCAAGTGGTGTTAGAATCATCTGGCTTCCGAAACGTTTTGGAGAATTCTCGATTGAAATCCTTGAAGAATCAGGACTTCAACAATTTATGAATGAAGCTTTTTCTGCTTCCTAA
- a CDS encoding HU family DNA-binding protein has product MTKADIVAKISEKLGLEKGDVQATVETFMEEVKTSLETGDNVYLRGFGSFIVKTRAEKTGRNISKNTTIKIPAHNIPAFKPAKVFVEGVKTNNEAK; this is encoded by the coding sequence ATGACGAAAGCAGATATCGTAGCGAAAATTTCGGAGAAACTAGGTCTTGAAAAAGGAGATGTTCAAGCAACAGTTGAAACTTTTATGGAAGAAGTTAAAACTTCACTAGAAACTGGAGACAATGTTTACCTAAGAGGTTTTGGAAGTTTTATTGTAAAAACAAGAGCTGAAAAAACTGGTAGAAACATTTCTAAAAACACTACTATCAAAATTCCAGCACACAATATTCCTGCGTTTAAACCTGCAAAAGTTTTTGTAGAAGGAGTAAAAACAAATAACGAAGCAAAGTAA
- a CDS encoding M16 family metallopeptidase, protein MKKIHTFLILLFLTGIMQAQDRPQPKPGNSPVVNIKKPQTFVLANGMKVLVVENHKLPRVSFTLTLDNAPFAEGNKKGVDELTSALIGNGTKKTTKEAFNEEIDFYGANINFSSSGASGSSLSKYSGRVLELLAEGALQPNFTQSEFDKEKAKLIEGLKADEKSVPAIASRVVDVLAFGKNHPSGEYLSEATVKNVTLADVQSNYATYFVPENAYLVIIGDVKFKETKAAVEKLFSGWKKQATPKNTYPAPENAAKLQIDFVDVPNAVQSEISLVNTVNLRMSDPDFFPAVIANQILGGDFNSYLNMNLREKHGWTYGARSSIDGGKYVTKFKASSAVRNTVTDSAVVEFVKEIKRIRTEKVSEDILKNVKAGYIGRFVMQVEKPQTVARYALNIETEKLPADFYEKYIQTINSVTADDVYRVANKYFMLDNMRIVIAGKGSDVLTGLEKLQIPIFYFDKYGNPVEKPVTKKEVPAGITAKTVFENYLKAIGGEKVVATVKTLSMTGSTTIPQAPSPLTFTSKLDSKGKMMVSLAMGPMNLMKQVVNDKGAYIEQQGQRKNLEGNDLAEMKASAAPFEELQLVKRADLKVESIEPINGKDAYAIKDGKTTYFYDVASGLKLAESKVREQGGKSATQITNFNDYKDVKGVKIPFNIVQNVGFELDIKMSDIKINEGVSEADFL, encoded by the coding sequence ATGAAAAAAATACATACATTTTTAATCCTTTTATTCCTAACTGGAATTATGCAAGCACAAGACCGTCCACAACCAAAACCAGGCAATTCTCCTGTAGTCAACATCAAAAAGCCACAAACTTTTGTTTTGGCGAACGGGATGAAAGTTTTGGTGGTTGAAAATCATAAATTACCAAGAGTAAGCTTTACTCTAACCCTTGATAACGCTCCTTTTGCAGAAGGAAACAAAAAAGGGGTCGACGAATTAACAAGCGCCTTAATTGGTAACGGAACTAAAAAAACAACAAAAGAAGCTTTTAACGAAGAGATCGACTTTTACGGAGCAAATATTAATTTTTCTTCATCAGGAGCTTCCGGAAGTTCACTTTCCAAATATTCAGGACGCGTTCTGGAGCTTTTAGCTGAAGGAGCTTTACAGCCAAACTTCACGCAATCAGAATTTGATAAAGAAAAAGCAAAATTAATCGAAGGACTTAAAGCCGACGAAAAAAGTGTTCCGGCAATTGCCAGCAGAGTTGTTGACGTTTTAGCGTTTGGAAAAAACCATCCATCGGGAGAATATCTTTCAGAAGCAACAGTAAAAAATGTGACTCTTGCTGATGTTCAGTCTAATTATGCGACCTATTTTGTTCCTGAAAATGCTTATTTGGTAATCATCGGTGATGTTAAATTTAAAGAAACGAAAGCTGCTGTAGAAAAACTTTTTAGCGGATGGAAAAAACAGGCTACGCCAAAAAACACCTATCCGGCTCCTGAAAATGCTGCTAAACTTCAAATTGATTTTGTTGACGTTCCAAATGCCGTTCAATCTGAAATTTCATTGGTGAATACGGTGAATTTGAGAATGAGCGATCCTGATTTCTTCCCTGCTGTTATTGCAAATCAAATTTTAGGGGGTGATTTCAACAGTTACCTTAACATGAATCTACGTGAAAAACACGGTTGGACGTATGGCGCAAGATCAAGTATCGACGGAGGAAAATATGTAACTAAATTCAAAGCTTCTTCTGCTGTTAGAAACACGGTTACGGATAGCGCAGTGGTAGAATTCGTAAAAGAAATCAAAAGAATCAGAACTGAAAAAGTTTCTGAAGATATTTTGAAAAATGTAAAAGCGGGATATATTGGACGTTTTGTAATGCAGGTTGAAAAACCACAAACTGTTGCACGATATGCTTTAAACATTGAAACAGAAAAACTTCCTGCCGATTTCTACGAAAAATACATTCAAACCATCAATAGCGTTACTGCCGATGATGTTTATCGTGTTGCCAACAAATATTTCATGCTGGACAATATGAGAATCGTAATTGCCGGAAAAGGATCTGATGTACTAACAGGTTTAGAGAAACTTCAAATTCCGATTTTCTATTTCGATAAATACGGAAATCCTGTTGAAAAACCAGTAACCAAAAAAGAAGTTCCAGCCGGAATTACTGCCAAAACTGTTTTCGAAAACTACCTTAAAGCAATTGGCGGAGAAAAAGTAGTTGCTACTGTAAAAACACTTTCGATGACAGGATCTACCACTATTCCTCAAGCTCCCTCTCCTTTGACTTTTACTTCTAAGTTAGATTCAAAAGGAAAAATGATGGTATCTCTTGCGATGGGACCAATGAATTTAATGAAACAGGTTGTAAATGATAAAGGCGCTTATATCGAGCAACAAGGACAACGTAAAAACCTTGAAGGAAATGATCTTGCCGAAATGAAAGCCAGCGCTGCTCCGTTTGAAGAACTTCAACTTGTAAAAAGAGCCGACTTAAAAGTAGAAAGTATCGAACCAATAAATGGTAAAGATGCCTACGCAATCAAAGACGGTAAAACAACTTATTTCTATGACGTTGCATCAGGATTGAAACTTGCCGAATCAAAAGTTCGTGAACAAGGCGGAAAATCAGCAACGCAAATTACCAACTTCAACGATTATAAAGATGTAAAAGGAGTTAAAATTCCTTTCAATATCGTTCAGAACGTAGGTTTTGAGTTAGACATCAAAATGTCTGATATCAAAATCAACGAAGGAGTTTCTGAGGCAGATTTCTTGTAA
- the mutY gene encoding A/G-specific adenine glycosylase: MNFSNVLIKWYLQNKRDLPWRKTTNPYHIWLSEIMLQQTRVAQGTPYFFAFTKEFPTVYDLANASEEQVLKLWQGLGYYSRARNLHKTAQYVANELNGVFPPSYKELLKLKGVGEYTAAAIASFSYNETVPVVDGNVFRVLSRYFDIESDIASPATKKEFTELAYELMPKDNPAIFNQAIMEFGALQCVPKSPDCTVCDFNDSCAALQKKKVAVLPVKSKKVKVTNRFFNYLIVEDALGNTILQKRTAKGIWHNLYEFPLWETDKIVDFDVVSKAVTDTVFSSYTIIGIEDYAESTVIHKLSHQHLHIQFWRVRIEGLIENGLKASELNVFPFPIVIHNFLEKQEIIC, from the coding sequence ATGAATTTTTCTAACGTGTTGATAAAATGGTATTTACAAAACAAACGTGATTTGCCATGGCGTAAAACGACCAATCCATACCATATTTGGCTCTCAGAAATTATGTTGCAACAGACTCGAGTTGCGCAAGGAACACCCTATTTTTTTGCTTTTACGAAGGAATTTCCTACCGTATATGATTTAGCAAATGCTTCAGAAGAGCAGGTTTTGAAACTTTGGCAGGGATTAGGGTATTATTCCCGTGCCCGAAATTTGCATAAAACGGCTCAATATGTCGCCAATGAGCTCAACGGTGTTTTTCCTCCTAGCTATAAAGAACTTTTAAAATTAAAAGGTGTTGGAGAATACACGGCTGCAGCAATTGCCTCCTTTTCTTATAATGAGACTGTTCCTGTAGTGGATGGAAATGTATTCAGAGTGCTTTCTCGTTATTTTGATATTGAATCTGATATCGCTTCGCCTGCAACGAAAAAAGAGTTTACCGAACTGGCTTATGAATTAATGCCAAAGGATAACCCTGCTATTTTTAATCAGGCGATAATGGAGTTCGGAGCTTTACAATGCGTGCCTAAAAGTCCTGATTGTACGGTTTGTGACTTTAATGATAGCTGTGCAGCATTACAAAAGAAAAAGGTAGCCGTTTTGCCTGTTAAATCTAAGAAAGTAAAAGTAACCAATCGTTTCTTTAATTATCTCATTGTAGAAGATGCTTTAGGAAATACTATACTTCAAAAAAGAACGGCAAAAGGAATCTGGCACAATCTGTATGAGTTTCCGCTTTGGGAAACGGATAAAATCGTAGACTTTGATGTAGTTTCGAAAGCAGTTACAGACACTGTTTTTTCGTCGTATACAATTATAGGTATAGAAGATTATGCCGAAAGTACTGTTATTCATAAACTTTCGCACCAACATCTGCACATACAGTTCTGGAGGGTTAGAATTGAGGGTTTAATAGAAAATGGCTTGAAAGCTAGTGAGTTAAATGTTTTTCCTTTTCCAATTGTGATTCACAATTTTCTGGAAAAGCAGGAAATAATTTGCTAA
- a CDS encoding heavy-metal-associated domain-containing protein produces MKFTRIIASIAIAGLVLVSCKKEEDKNLANIKNIESAPKEHKAIAAENVQTSSFKIEGMTCAMGCAKTIEKELSNLDGVEKATVDFEKKTATVVFDKTVQNQENLTKTVQATGDGKTYKVLDIKS; encoded by the coding sequence ATGAAATTTACAAGAATCATAGCTTCGATTGCTATTGCAGGTTTAGTACTGGTAAGCTGCAAAAAAGAAGAAGATAAAAACCTGGCTAACATCAAAAATATAGAATCAGCTCCAAAAGAACACAAAGCAATTGCCGCTGAAAATGTACAGACTTCAAGTTTTAAAATCGAAGGAATGACTTGCGCAATGGGATGTGCCAAAACGATCGAGAAAGAATTATCGAATCTGGACGGTGTAGAAAAAGCAACCGTTGATTTTGAGAAAAAAACAGCAACTGTGGTATTTGACAAAACAGTTCAAAACCAGGAAAATTTAACCAAGACAGTTCAGGCAACCGGAGACGGCAAAACGTATAAAGTTTTAGATATCAAATCGTAA
- the rpmA gene encoding 50S ribosomal protein L27, translating to MAHKKGVGSSKNGRESESKRLGVKIFGGQAAIAGNIIVRQRGSKHNPGENVYISKDHTLHARVAGVVKFQKKKDNKSYVSILPFEA from the coding sequence ATGGCTCACAAGAAAGGTGTCGGTAGTTCGAAGAATGGTAGAGAATCAGAATCAAAACGTCTAGGCGTTAAGATTTTTGGTGGTCAAGCTGCTATTGCTGGGAACATCATCGTTAGACAAAGAGGTTCAAAACACAATCCAGGTGAAAATGTTTACATCAGTAAAGATCACACACTACACGCAAGAGTAGCAGGAGTTGTTAAGTTCCAAAAGAAAAAAGATAACAAATCTTATGTATCTATCCTTCCATTCGAAGCATAA
- a CDS encoding single-stranded DNA-binding protein, with amino-acid sequence MNGTLNKVMLIGHLGDDVKMHYFEGGNCIGRFQLATNEVYINKTTNEKITSTEWHNLVVRNKAAEICEKYLSKGDKIFIEGRIKSRQWQAEDGTTKYTTEIQVTEFTFLNTKKETGNHKPNQDSESPKNTNFDAANEGLPINDLPF; translated from the coding sequence ATGAACGGAACATTAAATAAAGTGATGTTAATCGGCCATTTAGGCGATGATGTAAAAATGCATTATTTTGAGGGAGGAAACTGCATCGGACGTTTTCAATTGGCTACAAACGAAGTGTATATCAATAAAACGACCAATGAAAAAATAACTTCAACCGAATGGCACAATTTAGTTGTACGTAATAAAGCGGCCGAAATTTGCGAGAAATATTTGTCGAAAGGAGACAAGATATTTATTGAAGGACGTATAAAATCACGTCAATGGCAAGCTGAAGACGGTACTACAAAATATACCACAGAAATTCAGGTGACTGAGTTTACTTTCTTGAATACCAAAAAAGAAACCGGAAATCATAAGCCTAACCAGGACAGTGAGTCACCAAAAAACACTAACTTTGACGCAGCAAATGAAGGCTTACCTATAAATGATCTGCCTTTTTGA
- a CDS encoding gliding motility-associated protein GldE gives MDPEPSLFLNTTVDINLIIGFVGIFILLFLSAIVSGAEVALFSLSQKDIDDTLQENHSKGKIISDLLDRPKKLLATLLVANNLFNIATVILFSFTGRNIFGNIESPALKFILEIVLVTSLILLFGEVLPKVYASRNNVKFAKRTAYPLAVLDKLLTPISLPMRSVTLYLHHKLGKQKNNFSVNQLSQALELTDSQGTSTEEQKILEGIVSFGNTDTKQVMSPRIDIFALEMSEPFSGICPKIIEKGFSRIPVYRDNIDQIEGVLFVKDLLPHIDKEEFDWTSLIRKAFFVPENKKLDNLLKDFQSLKSHLAIVVDEYGGTSGLVSLEDVIEEIVGDISDEFDDENLNFSQIDEKNFLFEGKINLKDFYRIVAVNEEIFESHKGEAETLAGFILEILGNFPKKDQKIAFENCVFTIETVDKKRVKQIKVTID, from the coding sequence TTGGACCCGGAGCCCAGTTTGTTTCTTAATACGACAGTAGACATCAATTTGATAATTGGCTTTGTCGGAATATTTATTTTGCTGTTTTTATCAGCGATAGTTTCAGGTGCCGAAGTGGCACTTTTCTCTTTGTCTCAAAAAGATATCGACGACACCTTGCAGGAGAATCATTCAAAAGGAAAAATTATTTCCGACCTTTTGGACAGGCCTAAGAAACTTCTCGCGACCTTATTAGTGGCTAATAATCTTTTTAATATCGCAACCGTTATTCTGTTTTCCTTTACAGGCCGGAATATTTTTGGAAACATAGAGTCGCCGGCCCTTAAGTTTATTCTTGAGATTGTTCTGGTTACTTCGCTAATCTTGTTGTTCGGGGAAGTACTTCCTAAAGTTTATGCCAGCCGTAACAATGTAAAATTTGCAAAACGAACTGCCTATCCATTGGCTGTATTAGATAAATTACTCACGCCAATCAGTTTGCCGATGCGAAGTGTTACGCTATATTTGCATCATAAATTGGGGAAACAGAAGAATAATTTCTCTGTAAATCAACTTTCACAAGCCTTAGAATTGACAGATTCACAAGGTACGTCAACAGAAGAGCAAAAAATACTGGAAGGGATCGTATCTTTTGGTAATACTGATACAAAGCAGGTCATGAGCCCAAGAATTGATATTTTTGCTTTAGAAATGTCAGAACCTTTTTCCGGGATTTGTCCTAAAATAATAGAAAAAGGCTTTTCGAGAATTCCGGTATATCGCGACAATATAGACCAGATAGAAGGCGTTTTGTTTGTCAAGGATTTGTTGCCGCATATTGATAAGGAAGAATTTGACTGGACCTCTTTAATCAGAAAAGCATTTTTTGTTCCGGAGAACAAGAAGCTGGATAATTTATTGAAGGATTTTCAGAGCCTTAAAAGCCATTTGGCGATAGTGGTGGATGAATATGGCGGAACGTCAGGATTAGTCTCTCTGGAAGACGTTATTGAGGAGATTGTAGGGGATATTAGTGATGAGTTTGACGACGAGAATCTGAATTTCTCTCAGATAGATGAAAAGAATTTTCTTTTTGAAGGAAAAATTAATCTCAAGGATTTTTACAGAATCGTAGCGGTTAATGAAGAAATCTTTGAATCTCATAAAGGTGAAGCCGAGACATTGGCCGGATTCATTTTAGAGATTTTGGGTAATTTTCCTAAAAAAGATCAGAAAATAGCGTTCGAAAACTGTGTTTTTACTATAGAAACAGTGGATAAGAAACGTGTAAAACAAATAAAAGTAACAATAGATTAA
- a CDS encoding M16 family metallopeptidase gives MKNSIIMLSAALMLGGVAHAQKVAFEEYNLDNGMHVILHNDPSAPVVITSVMYHVGSKDERPDRTGFAHFFEHLLFEGTKNIKRGEWMKIVTANGGVNNANTTDDRTYYYEVLPSNNLELGLWMESERLMHPIINKIGVDTQNEVVKEEKRLRYDNQPYGNILPVVKENMFKKHPYRWTTIGSMKDLDAATLEEFQAFNKKFYTPNNAVLVVAGDFDKAKTKEWIQKYFAPIPKGEELKKQTYVEEPINQTIKATYEDPNIQIPMVVASYRTPSMKTRDARVLDLISSYLSDGKSSKLYKKIVDDKKMALQIGAVGFSQEDYGMYILYGLPMAPNTTADILKEMDEEIVKIQTDLISEKDYQKLQNKFDNNFVNANSTVEGIAENLASFYLLYGDVNLINTEIDLYHSITREEIREVAKKYLNPNQRLILDYIPSTKAQN, from the coding sequence ATGAAAAATTCAATCATTATGTTAAGTGCGGCACTAATGCTCGGCGGAGTGGCTCATGCTCAAAAGGTAGCTTTTGAAGAATACAATTTAGACAACGGTATGCACGTCATTTTACACAATGATCCTTCTGCTCCGGTTGTGATTACCTCGGTTATGTACCATGTAGGATCAAAAGACGAACGTCCGGACCGAACGGGTTTTGCACATTTCTTTGAACATTTATTATTTGAAGGAACTAAAAACATCAAACGCGGCGAATGGATGAAGATTGTTACTGCTAATGGAGGTGTAAACAACGCCAACACTACTGACGACAGAACCTATTACTACGAAGTTTTACCTTCGAACAACCTAGAACTTGGCTTATGGATGGAATCGGAAAGATTAATGCATCCGATTATCAATAAAATTGGAGTTGACACTCAAAACGAAGTGGTTAAGGAAGAAAAAAGACTGCGTTATGACAATCAGCCTTATGGAAACATCTTGCCGGTTGTAAAAGAAAATATGTTCAAAAAACATCCGTACCGCTGGACCACTATTGGTTCCATGAAAGATCTGGATGCCGCAACTCTTGAAGAATTTCAGGCATTCAATAAAAAATTCTACACCCCAAACAATGCTGTTTTAGTGGTGGCAGGTGATTTTGACAAAGCCAAAACAAAAGAATGGATTCAGAAATATTTTGCTCCAATTCCAAAAGGAGAAGAATTAAAAAAACAAACTTACGTAGAAGAGCCAATCAATCAGACCATAAAAGCCACTTACGAAGATCCGAACATTCAGATTCCAATGGTAGTTGCTTCGTACAGAACACCATCGATGAAAACCAGAGATGCGAGAGTTCTGGATTTGATTTCTTCTTACTTAAGTGACGGAAAAAGCTCTAAACTGTACAAAAAAATTGTAGACGACAAGAAAATGGCGCTTCAGATTGGAGCAGTAGGATTTAGTCAGGAAGATTACGGAATGTACATTTTATATGGCTTACCAATGGCTCCTAACACAACAGCCGACATCTTAAAAGAAATGGACGAAGAAATTGTAAAAATTCAAACGGACTTAATTTCTGAAAAAGATTATCAAAAATTACAAAACAAATTCGATAATAATTTTGTGAATGCCAATTCAACAGTAGAAGGAATCGCAGAAAATCTGGCTTCTTTCTATCTGCTTTACGGAGATGTTAATTTGATAAATACCGAGATCGACCTTTATCACTCTATCACCAGAGAAGAGATCAGAGAAGTAGCAAAAAAATACCTAAACCCTAACCAGCGTTTAATTTTAGACTATATCCCTTCAACTAAAGCTCAAAACTAA
- a CDS encoding DMT family transporter codes for MDAKQLKWAYLLVLSLIWGSSFILIKRGLVGLTAVQVGSFRIIFAALFLLIVGFRSLKKISRRQWKFVAITSFFGTFIPAFLFAIAETEVDSSIVAIMNSLTPLNTLILGILIFGVQFQKRQVLGVFIGLVGCLLLVLSGASSHPGQNYYYVILVVIATLSYAINVNLIKKYLSDLNSLSITTGNFAVLLIPALLILSTTDFPQRISLEVTQHSIWFVMILGVLGTGIANVLFFKLIQISSPVFATSVTYLIPIVAFFWGLLDNEMLTPIQFFGAFIILIGVYLSAKK; via the coding sequence ATGGATGCAAAACAATTAAAGTGGGCCTATTTATTGGTGCTTTCACTAATCTGGGGAAGTTCTTTTATTCTTATCAAAAGAGGTTTGGTTGGACTCACAGCAGTTCAGGTAGGTTCGTTCCGGATTATTTTTGCAGCTTTATTTTTATTGATTGTCGGGTTCAGAAGTTTGAAGAAGATCTCCCGCCGTCAGTGGAAATTTGTCGCCATAACGTCTTTCTTCGGAACTTTTATACCGGCTTTTCTTTTTGCCATTGCCGAAACCGAAGTCGACAGTTCAATTGTAGCCATTATGAACTCGCTTACCCCTCTAAATACATTGATTTTAGGGATACTTATTTTTGGAGTCCAATTTCAAAAAAGACAGGTTTTAGGCGTTTTTATTGGTTTGGTGGGGTGTTTATTGTTGGTTTTAAGCGGAGCGTCTTCGCATCCGGGACAAAATTATTATTATGTGATTCTGGTGGTTATCGCAACGCTTAGTTATGCCATAAATGTCAATCTGATTAAAAAATACTTATCCGATTTAAATTCGCTCAGCATCACAACCGGAAATTTTGCGGTATTGCTTATTCCGGCTTTGCTTATTCTGAGTACGACCGATTTTCCGCAAAGAATAAGCCTTGAAGTTACACAGCATTCTATTTGGTTTGTCATGATTTTAGGGGTTCTTGGAACCGGAATCGCGAATGTTTTGTTTTTTAAATTAATCCAAATTTCATCGCCTGTATTTGCAACTTCGGTAACGTATTTAATTCCGATTGTGGCATTTTTCTGGGGGCTTTTGGATAACGAAATGCTTACGCCAATTCAGTTTTTTGGTGCTTTTATAATTTTGATTGGAGTATATTTATCGGCTAAAAAGTAA
- the rplU gene encoding 50S ribosomal protein L21: MYAIVEIAGQQFKVSKDLKVYVHRLANEEGSKVSFDKVLLLDDNGNVTLGAPAIEGASVEAKVLQHLKGDKVIVFKKKRRKGYKKRNGHRQYLTQIVIEGITAAGGTKKAAAKKAVVAEEVSAEAEAPKAKKAAPKAKKEATKE, translated from the coding sequence ATGTATGCAATCGTAGAGATAGCAGGGCAACAATTTAAAGTAAGCAAAGACTTAAAGGTTTATGTTCACCGTTTGGCTAACGAAGAAGGTTCAAAAGTTTCTTTTGACAAAGTTCTTTTATTAGACGATAACGGAAATGTAACTTTAGGCGCCCCAGCTATAGAAGGTGCTTCAGTAGAAGCTAAAGTGTTACAACACTTAAAAGGAGACAAAGTTATCGTTTTCAAAAAGAAAAGAAGAAAAGGATACAAAAAGAGAAATGGTCACAGACAATATCTTACTCAAATTGTAATTGAAGGTATTACTGCAGCTGGTGGAACTAAAAAAGCAGCGGCTAAAAAAGCGGTTGTAGCTGAAGAAGTATCTGCTGAAGCAGAAGCTCCAAAAGCAAAAAAAGCAGCTCCAAAAGCAAAAAAAGAAGCTACTAAAGAATAA